A genomic segment from Bradyrhizobium diazoefficiens USDA 110 encodes:
- a CDS encoding spermidine synthase translates to MIPWEKIDTAKIPGSDEELRLMRRGKEFSIKLGTNELMNNRLSGSEAALATLAAKQIETVGKPVVLIGGLGMGFTLRAALAVLGAKAKIVVSELVPAVVAWARGPMAEVFGDSLDDPRVKIRETDVGEIIRAQRSAFDAILLDVDNGPEGLTRKGNDALYNAGGLKAAKTALRPGGVLAVWSSGPNPAFTRRLKSAGFDVNEVNIRATGRGGGARHVIWMARKR, encoded by the coding sequence ATGATTCCCTGGGAAAAGATCGACACCGCCAAAATCCCCGGCTCCGACGAAGAGCTCCGTCTGATGCGGCGGGGCAAGGAGTTCTCCATCAAGCTCGGCACCAACGAGCTGATGAACAATCGCCTGTCGGGCTCCGAGGCGGCACTTGCGACGCTGGCGGCGAAGCAGATCGAGACGGTCGGAAAGCCCGTCGTCCTGATCGGCGGCCTCGGCATGGGCTTTACGCTGCGCGCGGCGCTGGCCGTGCTCGGAGCTAAGGCGAAGATCGTGGTGTCCGAGCTCGTGCCGGCGGTGGTTGCCTGGGCGCGAGGTCCGATGGCGGAGGTTTTTGGCGACAGCCTCGACGATCCCCGTGTCAAGATCCGGGAGACCGACGTTGGAGAAATCATCCGCGCGCAGCGATCGGCCTTCGATGCCATCCTCCTCGACGTCGACAACGGGCCGGAGGGGCTGACCCGGAAGGGCAATGATGCGCTCTACAACGCGGGCGGGTTGAAGGCGGCCAAGACGGCGCTGCGGCCGGGCGGCGTGCTCGCCGTCTGGTCGTCGGGGCCCAACCCGGCATTCACCAGGCGCCTAAAGAGCGCGGGTTTCGACGTCAACGAAGTCAACATCCGCGCCACCGGCAGGGGCGGCGGCGCGCGCCATGTGATCTGGATGGCGAGAAAGCGCTAG
- a CDS encoding alpha/beta fold hydrolase — MNAHQPPQTVRANGIDICYEIFGNDNAEPLLLIMGLGAQMIHWDDAFCEQLAVHGFRVIRFDNRDIGKSSHLTGGKRLTPLELLKLRFLRIPVAATYKLIDMARDTVGLMDALGIKSAHLVGASMGGMIAQEVTLSFPERVRSLTSIMSTTGNPRVPPPTREAAAMLMAPPPRSKEEFVVRYGQTWKVLRAGAFPEEEALDPDRAERVFARGLNPAGVGRQLRAVLASGSRKERLHAMKTPTLVIHGTVDPLVHPEGGKDTAASIPGAKLLMVEGMGHALPMRFWPEIIGAIDKHARRAAAQAA; from the coding sequence GTGAACGCCCATCAGCCGCCCCAGACCGTCCGCGCCAACGGCATCGACATTTGCTACGAGATTTTTGGCAACGACAACGCCGAGCCGCTGCTGCTGATCATGGGGCTCGGGGCGCAGATGATCCATTGGGACGATGCGTTCTGCGAGCAGCTCGCCGTGCACGGCTTTCGCGTGATCCGGTTCGACAACCGCGACATCGGCAAATCGAGCCATCTCACGGGCGGCAAGCGGCTGACGCCGCTCGAGCTGTTGAAGCTCCGCTTCCTCAGGATTCCCGTTGCCGCAACCTACAAGCTGATCGACATGGCCAGGGACACCGTCGGCCTGATGGACGCGCTCGGCATCAAGTCGGCGCATCTGGTCGGCGCCTCCATGGGCGGTATGATCGCGCAGGAGGTGACGCTGTCGTTTCCCGAGCGCGTTCGCTCGCTGACCTCGATCATGTCGACGACGGGCAATCCGCGCGTGCCGCCGCCGACACGCGAGGCCGCCGCCATGCTGATGGCGCCGCCGCCGCGCAGCAAGGAGGAGTTCGTCGTCCGCTACGGCCAGACCTGGAAGGTGTTGCGCGCCGGGGCCTTTCCGGAAGAGGAAGCACTCGACCCTGATCGTGCCGAGCGCGTGTTCGCGCGCGGGCTCAATCCGGCCGGTGTCGGCCGGCAGCTCCGCGCCGTGCTTGCCTCGGGCAGCCGCAAGGAGCGGCTGCATGCCATGAAGACGCCGACGCTGGTGATCCACGGCACGGTTGATCCCCTGGTCCATCCCGAAGGTGGCAAGGACACGGCCGCATCAATTCCGGGCGCAAAGCTGTTGATGGTCGAAGGCATGGGCCACGCGCTGCCGATGCGTTTCTGGCCCGAGATCATCGGCGCCATCGACAAGCACGCGCGTCGAGCGGCAGCACAGGCTGCCTAG
- a CDS encoding PHA/PHB synthase family protein, with amino-acid sequence MNAPTGLDFASIPERIQSEVQRAIQRSIKGVEYFSTSGPTLGSTPKDVLHSRGTMSLYHYRPMSDEIYRVPVLIVMATTNRGYILDLVPGQSFIEFLLRRGYDVYMLDWSAPRPEEKSLRMEDYVLDFIPDCVRRVQQDSGEQDVSVIGYCFGGVLSLLYGSIHKDGPMKNLICFTTPIDFREMKLFSNFSDRRYFDVDRLVDSIGNVPPEMILSSFEMLRPASRTVSQIQLWENIWNDEFVKSYRMFDRWATDTLPLAGEYFRTITKDLMWDNKLFNDTMSVGGRAAKLEDIKVPILHAVAEHDHIVPYDAAKHLIAKIGSADKEEVMLKGGHVSLVAGANAVKRLWPKLDSWLGKRST; translated from the coding sequence ATGAACGCGCCGACGGGACTTGATTTCGCTTCCATCCCGGAGCGCATCCAGTCCGAGGTGCAGCGCGCAATCCAGCGCAGCATCAAGGGCGTCGAATATTTCTCGACCTCCGGCCCGACGCTCGGCTCGACGCCGAAAGACGTGCTGCATTCACGCGGCACGATGAGCCTCTACCACTATCGGCCGATGTCGGACGAGATCTACCGGGTGCCGGTGCTGATCGTGATGGCGACCACCAATCGAGGCTACATCCTCGACCTCGTGCCCGGCCAGAGCTTCATCGAGTTCCTCCTGAGGCGCGGCTACGACGTCTACATGCTCGACTGGAGCGCGCCGCGTCCGGAAGAGAAGAGCCTGCGCATGGAGGACTACGTCCTCGACTTTATCCCGGATTGCGTCCGCCGCGTGCAGCAGGATTCCGGCGAGCAGGACGTCTCCGTCATCGGCTACTGCTTCGGTGGCGTGCTGTCGCTGCTCTACGGCTCGATCCACAAGGACGGGCCAATGAAGAACTTGATCTGCTTCACTACGCCGATCGACTTCCGCGAGATGAAGCTGTTCTCCAATTTCTCCGACCGCCGCTATTTCGACGTCGATCGCCTTGTCGACAGCATCGGCAACGTGCCGCCGGAGATGATCCTGTCCTCGTTCGAGATGCTGCGCCCGGCCTCGCGCACGGTGAGCCAGATCCAGCTCTGGGAAAACATCTGGAACGACGAGTTCGTCAAGTCCTACCGGATGTTCGATCGCTGGGCGACCGATACGCTGCCGCTGGCGGGCGAGTATTTCCGCACCATCACCAAGGACCTGATGTGGGACAACAAGCTGTTCAACGACACCATGTCGGTCGGCGGCCGTGCGGCGAAGCTCGAGGATATCAAGGTGCCGATCCTGCATGCGGTCGCCGAGCACGACCACATCGTGCCCTATGATGCCGCAAAACATTTGATCGCGAAGATTGGATCGGCGGACAAGGAAGAGGTGATGCTGAAGGGCGGGCACGTCTCGCTGGTCGCCGGCGCCAACGCGGTGAAACGGCTGTGGCCGAAACTGGACTCCTGGCTGGGGAAGAGATCGACATGA
- a CDS encoding GNAT family N-acetyltransferase yields the protein MSEQRSYPRQVKTDAGEIEIRLMSPADEAAVLAFGKGLPTHDLLFLPRNISEPKVLSAWVKEIERGAITSLLAVKDGKVVGCGTLVRDPHSWSPHVGEIRMVVSLDVRGKGVGRALSQETFALALGAGLEKLSVQMTVDQQAAIAVFESLGFKAEALLRDHVRDVDGKTHDIVVLGHNIAQVQAQMEAYGLPGAVQL from the coding sequence ATGAGTGAGCAGCGTTCCTATCCGCGTCAGGTCAAGACCGACGCCGGCGAGATCGAGATCCGCTTGATGTCGCCTGCGGACGAAGCCGCGGTGCTCGCCTTTGGCAAGGGCCTGCCGACGCACGATCTGCTCTTCCTGCCCCGCAACATCAGCGAGCCAAAAGTGCTCTCGGCCTGGGTCAAGGAGATCGAGCGCGGTGCGATCACGAGCCTGCTCGCCGTGAAGGACGGCAAGGTCGTCGGCTGCGGCACGCTGGTGCGCGATCCGCATTCCTGGTCGCCCCATGTCGGCGAGATTCGCATGGTGGTCTCGCTCGACGTGCGCGGGAAGGGGGTGGGGCGGGCGCTGTCGCAGGAGACCTTTGCGCTCGCGCTCGGCGCCGGCCTGGAAAAGCTCTCGGTCCAGATGACGGTCGACCAGCAGGCGGCGATCGCGGTGTTCGAAAGCCTCGGCTTCAAGGCCGAGGCGCTGCTGCGCGACCACGTCCGCGATGTCGACGGCAAGACCCACGACATTGTCGTGCTCGGCCACAACATCGCGCAGGTCCAGGCCCAGATGGAGGCCTATGGGCTGCCAGGTGCCGTCCAGCTCTAA
- a CDS encoding phasin, whose translation MTTETNTAFEGFKDAFKNIQNLEVPEAAREFVKKTANTAKDRAAEVFAGSERVTAAVENAVTESVTEAGKISRNIQQAIYEDAEAFFSGIDKLASAKSFSEAVEIQSSLLRSRGEAFVSRAKATTDYLGKLAANGAKSAQDNFAKVYNKTA comes from the coding sequence ATGACCACTGAAACCAACACCGCTTTCGAGGGCTTCAAGGACGCTTTCAAGAACATCCAGAACCTGGAAGTTCCCGAGGCCGCCCGCGAATTCGTCAAGAAGACCGCCAACACCGCCAAGGACCGTGCTGCCGAGGTGTTCGCTGGCTCCGAGCGCGTGACCGCCGCCGTCGAGAACGCGGTGACCGAGTCCGTCACCGAGGCCGGCAAGATCAGCCGCAACATCCAGCAGGCGATCTACGAGGACGCTGAAGCGTTCTTCTCGGGCATCGACAAGCTCGCGTCCGCCAAGTCGTTCAGCGAAGCCGTCGAGATCCAGTCGAGCCTGCTCCGCTCCCGCGGCGAAGCGTTCGTCTCGCGCGCCAAGGCGACCACCGACTATCTCGGCAAGCTCGCCGCCAATGGTGCGAAGTCCGCTCAGGACAACTTTGCCAAGGTCTACAACAAGACCGCCTGA
- a CDS encoding DUF445 domain-containing protein — MTSPATFSFDTPGDAERAAELRRVKALATLVLASMLALFVVAKWLLPVHPVFGFIAAFAEAATIGGLADWYAVVALFKRPLGLPIPHTAIIQSNQARIADKLGEFIQVHFLEAGPVEAKLNEIDFGSFVADWLRDRKRSEDLARFALRLLPEAFSATETSGLMTFIIRRMSSQLQAIDLAPLAAGTLRGFVAEGRHQILFDDLLRVMHDTLNQKETMAMIREKVRAELPTLLRLYRADKFLVNKIVASATAFFNEVRSDPKHPFRGEFDRMVLTFVDRLGTDQAYIDRIDGLKRDLLARPELADLARTVWANTRSFIERSASGETQVLQHHLVGMFVAAGEALAGDAELRGEINKGLVTVLRSFVADQKSGVSTFISDQVKAWDMAQLISLIEINIGRDLQYIRFNGSLIGGLAGLALYSVEFLLRLL, encoded by the coding sequence ATGACTTCTCCCGCCACCTTCTCCTTCGACACTCCCGGTGACGCCGAGCGGGCGGCCGAGTTGCGCCGCGTGAAAGCATTGGCGACGCTGGTGCTGGCCTCGATGCTGGCCTTGTTCGTCGTCGCGAAATGGCTTTTGCCCGTGCATCCTGTGTTCGGCTTCATCGCGGCCTTCGCAGAAGCCGCGACCATCGGCGGCCTCGCTGACTGGTATGCCGTGGTCGCGCTGTTCAAGCGGCCGCTCGGCCTGCCGATCCCGCATACCGCGATCATCCAGAGCAACCAGGCCCGCATCGCCGACAAGCTCGGCGAGTTCATCCAGGTGCATTTTCTCGAGGCCGGACCCGTCGAGGCCAAGCTGAACGAGATCGATTTCGGCTCCTTCGTTGCCGACTGGCTGCGCGATCGCAAGCGCAGCGAGGATCTCGCGCGCTTCGCGCTGCGTTTGTTGCCGGAGGCCTTCTCCGCGACCGAGACCTCCGGCCTGATGACCTTCATCATCCGCCGCATGTCCTCGCAGCTCCAGGCGATCGACCTCGCGCCGCTCGCCGCCGGCACGCTGCGCGGCTTCGTTGCGGAAGGGCGGCACCAGATCCTGTTCGACGATCTCCTGCGCGTGATGCATGACACGCTGAACCAGAAAGAGACGATGGCGATGATCCGCGAGAAGGTGCGCGCGGAGTTGCCGACCCTGCTCAGGCTCTACCGCGCCGACAAGTTTCTGGTGAACAAGATCGTGGCGTCGGCCACGGCCTTCTTCAACGAGGTGCGCAGCGATCCCAAGCATCCGTTCCGCGGCGAGTTCGATCGCATGGTGCTGACCTTCGTCGACCGGCTCGGCACCGACCAGGCCTACATCGATCGCATCGACGGCCTGAAACGCGATCTGCTGGCGCGGCCCGAGCTTGCAGATCTCGCCCGCACCGTCTGGGCCAACACGCGCTCCTTCATCGAGCGCAGCGCCTCCGGCGAGACACAGGTGCTTCAGCATCATCTCGTCGGCATGTTCGTCGCCGCGGGCGAGGCGCTCGCCGGCGATGCCGAACTGCGCGGCGAGATCAACAAGGGTCTGGTGACGGTGCTGCGCAGCTTCGTCGCCGACCAGAAGAGCGGCGTCTCCACCTTCATCTCCGACCAGGTCAAGGCCTGGGATATGGCGCAGCTGATTTCGCTGATCGAAATCAACATCGGCCGTGACCTGCAATACATCCGCTTCAACGGCTCGCTGATCGGCGGGCTGGCCGGACTTGCGCTCTACTCCGTAGAATTCCTGCTTCGATTGCTGTGA
- a CDS encoding alpha/beta fold hydrolase encodes MTATAQTLRPPSRTLMFLEGRAIHEFGAFLGALPLLSLAPRGDGHPVLVLPGLVASDASTRALRTFLSGKGYAVSGWRQGRNYGLRPGVQHAMVDLVQELSDTHGRKISLVGWSLGGLYARQLAKMMPERVRQVITLGSPFAGDPRSTNAWRVYEWASGQKADQVDPRFGGELAVPPPVPTTAIFSRTDGVCAWQGCMEKSGAQTESIEIESSHCGMGHHPAAVYAVADRLAQKEGQWKPFDRSGWRSLAYPDPHR; translated from the coding sequence ATGACCGCTACTGCCCAGACGCTGCGTCCGCCGTCCCGTACCCTGATGTTTCTGGAAGGGCGCGCGATCCACGAGTTCGGCGCATTCCTCGGCGCGCTGCCACTGCTGAGCCTCGCGCCGCGCGGCGATGGGCATCCGGTGCTGGTGCTGCCGGGCCTTGTGGCCTCCGACGCGTCCACGCGCGCGCTACGCACCTTTCTGTCAGGCAAGGGCTACGCGGTGAGTGGCTGGCGCCAGGGCCGCAACTACGGCCTGCGTCCGGGCGTGCAGCATGCGATGGTCGACCTGGTCCAGGAGCTCAGCGACACGCATGGCCGCAAGATCAGCCTGGTCGGCTGGAGCCTCGGCGGCCTCTATGCGCGCCAGCTCGCCAAGATGATGCCCGAGCGCGTGCGCCAGGTGATCACCCTCGGCAGCCCCTTTGCCGGCGATCCGCGTTCCACCAATGCCTGGCGTGTCTATGAATGGGCGAGCGGGCAGAAGGCCGATCAGGTCGATCCGCGCTTCGGCGGCGAACTCGCCGTTCCGCCGCCGGTGCCGACCACCGCCATCTTCAGCCGCACCGACGGCGTCTGCGCCTGGCAGGGCTGCATGGAGAAGTCCGGCGCGCAGACCGAGAGCATCGAGATCGAGAGCAGCCATTGCGGCATGGGGCATCACCCGGCTGCGGTTTACGCTGTCGCCGACCGGCTTGCGCAGAAGGAAGGCCAGTGGAAGCCCTTCGACCGCAGCGGCTGGCGCAGCCTGGCGTATCCCGATCCGCATAGGTAG